DNA from Nitrospina gracilis Nb-211:
ACGCTCGAAGATGCTGATCCACGACCTGCTTCAGCTCGGGCAGGGCTCGGTGATCGAGCTCACCAAAATGGTGGGCGAACCCCTCGAAGTGCTGGTCAACGACAAACTGGTAGCGCGCGGCGAGGTCGTCGTGGTCAACGAGAAGTTTGGCGTGCGGCTGACCGACATCGTCTCTCCCATGGAGCGTGTGCAGTCTTTGGGCTGACGCTCTCCGACCGCCAAAATTCCCGCCCGGTTTCCAAAGCCGGAGGGCCCACGCCCCCGTCCGGCCGGGTGAACCTCTTTCTCCCTCCGGTTCCGTGAGATCTCCCTCTCAACGGCAATACCTTCAAAACCCCTTTGTTTGTAACGGGTTTTGCATGGCCCCCTCATAACACACTGAAAATCAAGACGTTTTATTCCATCACGGTACGGCCTTTGCAATTTTAGGGATGGACCCGATGTCTGTCGGGTTTTTTGACACGGTCAATCCTTAAGATGGGAAGGCGTTATGGAGTGCAAACGGTTTGGCTTGGCATGGGTGCTGGTGCTCAATCTGCTGGTTGCAGGTACGGCCTGGGCTCTGCCGCTGACGGAATACAACAAGCTTCGCGATGTGATGGTGCGGGAGACGGAAGAGGGGCTCCACATCCAGCTCCAGTTCCGGCAACCGCCCGACAATTACCAGACACCGGTGTTTTTCCAGAATTCGGTGCAGGTCGATGTGCCCTTCGCCTACCTGGCTCCGGCCAAACAGTACTTCCCGACGGGCGATGACGAAATCCGCCAGGTGTATGCATCCCAGTACAACAAGGAACTGCTTCGCATCCGTTTCATCCTGGGTGAATCGCGGGAAGAGTTTCAGAAACGGTTTCAGATCACTCGTAACGGAAACAATATCGATGTCCTCGTGCGCCGGGCGGCGGGCGCTTTAAAACAATCCAATCCTCTGCCGTCTTCCAAATTAACGGAAGACCCCTTAAATGATTTTCTGGCTTCGGGGCCTTCTCACACCACGACTCCCAAAACGAAATCGCAACCCGTGGTGAATGGAACGGGAGCGGGAACCGGTCCTGAATCTGCCGATCCGTTCATGGAACTGCTGACGAAAACC
Protein-coding regions in this window:
- the fliN gene encoding flagellar motor switch protein FliN — protein: MAEFDDNELGALDDLDKFEDFEFDKEGEEGEGEGERTKRDSRLDLILDIPLTVTVELGRSKMLIHDLLQLGQGSVIELTKMVGEPLEVLVNDKLVARGEVVVVNEKFGVRLTDIVSPMERVQSLG